CCGCAGGACACCGGCACCCCAGGTGTCACCAGCCCCTGACCCATGCAGACCATGGAAGCTGTGAAGCCCCAGGTTGGCCTCAGCTTTTCAGGGTGTGGCACGGAATTGTggccctctgagctctgccagggccTCCTCACGGCTTATCTGAGAACCTCACTTGCATTCACGGGTGACCCCTCAGGCCCCCTTCGTTGTTTGCCACAGAGCAAGTGGGGGTTTTCCGTGACGCTGGGCTCGCTCGTCCCCGGAGGGAGCACCTGTGCCCTGCCACCTGCAGGGATGACAAGGACAGAGTCTTGTGGGGACCCTGACTGTCTCGGGCCTTGTCAACCCTCGTGGCTCCTGGAGGCTCCTGCTGACCCCAGTCTTGCCCCCTCACTGCAGTGAGGCTCCATGGTTCCCGGTGCCTTTTGGGTGTACATGTCCTGGGCCAGGTCCCGTTCTAGGAGCTTCTCTGGAGGCAGCAGAGAAGGTTCTGGAACCTCCGCTCCTACATGGTGCAGTTTGCTGGGGAGACACTTTCCCACCTTTCATGCAGAGCCCTGGGGAGAGGTGGAGCCCCTAGGTCTGGACTAGCGGGTGGAGGTGATGGATCTGTCCTCAGGTCCTCAGATCGTGCAGAGCTCCCACGAAGGCCAGGGTGCTCCCACCGATGGAAGAGTGCTCCGGGTGGGCCAGGTTTCTCCCATGAGGGTCATCAGCCCAGCCTGCAATTAGAGCACGGCCCGATGGCGCCTCCTGCTGTCTTCTAGGCCATTTGCACGTGAAAGGCCAAGCAGAAAAGATGTCCAAGTCCCTGAAGAACTTCATCACCATCAAGGTGAGTCCCTGAAGACCAACTCACCGAGTCACCAGCGGGGCGAGGACCCTATCCTGGTGGGGCACCTgacccctctctttctcctcatcCTGCACCTGCACCGACTGGCCACACGCCTCACTTCCTGCACCCCATGTCCCTACTTCTCGGACCATACCACTGTGTGTCTGCAGCCTGGATCTATGTGTGGCCCTTCTGGGGGAGCTCCTGGTCTCAGACTGGCTGTCCCAGCCCTGCCAGTAAGACCCTGGCCCTGTGGAACTGATTTCAGGGCTCAGACATCCCAGGCTGGGGACCGCAGTTGATTGATGGGATCACTGTCCCCCCAGGACTTCCTGAAAACCTGCTCCCCTGATGTCTTCCGGCTCTTCTGCATGCGGACCAGCTACCGGGCAGGTGAGGGGTGTGGTACAGCTGGTTCCCTCATTccatccccgggtgtggccctGTGCAGCACTGGCATCCAGTGAGCCTGAGCAGAGGGGAGGTGGGGATCCCCAGTTGGGAAAATATACCCAAGCCCTAATCCCCAAGCTATTTCTGTGGCACAGCCCTGTGTCCCCACTGTCCCGGCAGCCCCTGCGCTGGTCTGGCTGCCCTCTTCATGCCTTCTCCCCTCTTCAACTGAACCCCAGCAGGATGTGCTGCTATTGTGGGACACCCCTAATCACCCTCTTGCCCCTCAGCCATTGACTACAGCGACGGGGCCGTACAGGAAGCACAGCGCCTCCTGCTGGCCGTGGCTGCCTTCCTGGAGGACGCGCGGGCCTACATGCGGGGCCAGCTGGTGTGCGGGCCCATCCAGGAGGACCAGCTGTGGGACAGGTGTGGCGGGCAAGGGCGAGGATGGATGGTGCGGGTTGCCTTGGTGGTGGCAAGCAGAGGACGAACCCCGGGGTCGCCTGGGCCCCTGCACGTAGGTCAGCCACACCTCGAGCTTAGCTGTGCCCAGGCTAGGCTGAGCGGACCTGTGCCTGCAGGCTCGGTCATACCAGGCAGGCTGTGAAGGCGGCACTGGCGGACGACTTCAACATGCCCCGAGCGCTGGACGCGACCATGGAGCTGGTCGGCCACGGCAACCGGCAGCTGAAGGCCCTCGCCCAGGTAGTGGGGGGCGTGCACTGTGTCCCCGGGGCAGTGGAGTTTCCTGTCTGGCCCCCGTCCTTGTCCCCTGGGTTGGTGGTGTTCCCTGTCTCACTCACATCCCTGCCCCTCAGGAGCCGGGAGGCCCCAGGAGTGCGGCCGTGTTCGGCTCTATTGTCTCCTTCCTAGAGGAGTTCTTCGAGGTGATGGGGGTATCCCTGACCAGCAGGCAGGTGAGTTTCCATCTGGGGTGCCCGCGGGGTATGGACATCTGGCGGTGTCTCTTGCTCAAGCCTGCCCGCAGCCTCCCGTGTCTTACTAGGAAGGTCGCCCAGGGCGGCTCTGCTCGTGAGTGTCTTTGTGGCACTGCCCCTTCTCCTGGGGCCCCCTTCAATCCAGCTCCCACATCTCTGCAGGGCCCTCTGTGGGCTCTGAGACTCATCCAGGTCAAGGGGGCGTGTGCACCCAGGGATGAGCCAGCCCCACCCCCGCCCGAGACACTTCCCTTCTCCAGCAAACACCACAGCTGCTCTCCCTGAGCCCCCAGTCCCTGGCCATGGGATAGTTGGCCTTGGGGGGCCCCGGGCTCCATCTCTGGTGGGGTCTGTGAAGTAAGGCTGGCGAGAAATGCCCAGGTTCTGCCAGGGTGGGGTCTCCCCTCTGGTTCCCGGCCTCGCTCACACGCCCTGTCAGTGTGTCACAGGGGACAGCACAGAGGCCACCCTGCACGGGGTGCTGGAGGAGCTGGTCTGCTTCCGGGGCCTTGTGCGCCAGGTGGCCCTGGGCCCCGGACTGACCCCTGGTGACGGCCCAAGGCAACAACTTCTGGAGGCCTGCGACAGCCTTCGGCAGGGCCTGGCCACCCACGGGGTCTGCATTAAGGTGAGCATTCCTGGCAGTGGGGCCAGCTCTAAGGGACAGAGGTGGGGCCTCCCCTGTCCCCTCCCCAGCCCagctcagccccccccccctgtAGGACCGGAGCGGCACCTCCACCTGGGAGTTCCAGGAGCAGAAGGGCCCTGCCAGGAACTGAGATCGCAGGGAACTGGTTTTAGGCTAGCACCTGTGGCTCCTTCCCTGAAAGTTTGTATTAAAGGATTGTGGCTGCTTGGTGCCGAGACCAACTCTGCCTGTCTGTCCTGTCTCCCTGTCCCACCCAGGCCCAGGGTGACGCTGAGCTAGGAGCCATAGGggccctttcctccctccctccaagtCAGCAGAGCTCCTGCTCTGGAGTGTGATGGGAATGGAAGTAAGAACAAGGACATGCTCTGCTGAAGTCCGCTAGGATCGGGGCTTGAGCAAGATGCCCTTGTGTCCCACAGTGCCTGTGTGGATAAGCTGGCAGGGGCAGCAGGCAGAAGTCTGGACAGATGCGTCTTCATACGTGGCTGTAGGGAGCTGCAGGGGACACAGCTGCACCTAGATACCATGTAGGTTGGTAGGTGGATGATGGTTAGTTGCTAAGTGGGTGAAGAATAATAAGTAGGTGGGTTGGTAGGTGAGTTAAGGAGAGGTGTGGGTATGTGAAggtaattctgtgtggtctcagcttgcagtttggCACAAGAAATCAGAGTCAAGGGAAAAGGTTCATTTTGGCCAGGGGGTGTcatcttggatcttactgagacAGCCAGGCTACTTTCTCTgttgctttccctgccactttctgtttgtttcttttgggccacacccggtgatgctcagggcttacttctggccctacgctcagaaatcgctcctgacaggctcaggggaccatatgggatgccaggatttgaaccaccatccttcagcatgcaaggcaaatattctacctccatgctatctctctggcccccctccctgccacttttattaggcAGAATTTAACAAATCACCTGGGGTCAGGGTTGACATAAATAAGGGTATTTGTGttaattaactaaaaaaaaagtgaaaggggccagagcgatagctgagtgtagggcatttgccttgcacacagccaacccaggacaaaatgagtttgatccctggcatctcatacggtcccccgaatctgccaggagcgatttctgagtgctggcagaagtaacccctaagcgctgctcggtgtggccaaaaaaaacaagacaaaaacaaaggtgaaaggaaaaagtaaagtggtTTTACAGATGTATGACAGTTCCCCCTCTTCTACTTAAAGGACCCTTGGGTGGGGAAAATATCCGATAGTGATCAACTGAAGAAGTAATCTGTTGGTGAAGAGCAGTCAGGGTGATGATTGCCTGTGACTGCTGCTCAGAATCACTAGTCAAATATCCACTCGAAGAAGGCGATTCATGTGGTCAGCTCGATTGCAAGCTCTCATACCATGACTCTCAGAGCATGAAGCTGAAAAGATACAGGAGGGGAATGCTCAAGGCCAAACAGGAAGGTGTTAGAGGGGTAGAGAAAGGGAATTTTTACAGCACGTACAGACATCTACACATCCACAGAGAATCAGCGTCCTCAATTGACTTGCAGCTGATTGAGGGGCCTCGGGCCTCTCACAAAGCACCTTCTGCAGAAGAGTGGTGGGGGTAGTGGCATCTGGGATGCTGTTCTGAGACTTCGGCTcactccccttcactgcctggttCTGTCCTGCCTGAGGGGACCTCAGCTGGACAAAGCCAAAAAGTTCGATTCAGTGGAGCTTACGTCGATTGAGAACATAGCTGGCTGCCTTGCACTTGTATTCTCCCTGTTTCAGTTACATTAGAAGCTTGTGGACCGTTATGTCCTTTCACGGTATCAAATGCCACAATCTTCCCATAGCAAATGCTGTGCAAAGACTCTGGGGTTtactcctatttatttatttatttatttatttatttatttatttattttggtgttggggccacacccagcgacgttcaggggttactcctgggtctgcgctcagaaatcactcctggcaggctttggggaccaggtgggatgtgGGAGATCGAACCTGTGTCCTTCCCagatcggcctcatgcaaggcaagtgccctaccgctgtgctatcactctggctggcCCTTGGTCTCTGAATACCCGTCTGGTAAAAAAAGATAATCCTACTTAATACCATTTGTGTTAATGACTCTATAGCCATTTCAAACATTgaacctttttttggtttttgggccacacccagcgttgctcaggggttactcctggctgtctgctcagaaatagctcctggcaggcacgggggaccctatgggacactgggattcgaaccaaccaactttggtcctggatcagctgcttgcaaggcaaacacctttggtcctggatcagctgcttgcaaggcaaacaccgctgtgctatctctccgggcccaaacattGAACCTTTTAACAATTTAACAGTACCTaagacttggattgccagcattTGCTTATCCGTCTCCACATCACTTATCCCACTGGGTCTTGTACTGACCCTgagagagttcttttttttttctttttttggtttttggaccacacctggcggtgctcaggggttactcttggctatccgctcagaaatagctcctggcaggcaccgggattcaaaccaactgcCTTAGGTCCTACAttggcttgcttgcaaggcaaacaccgctgtgttctctctctctggccccacctgggAGAGTTCTTGAGTAAGGACTCTTTGCTATTGTAAAAGCACTCTTCCCTTGGGGCATTGTGTGggagagtttgtttgtttgtttgtttgtttttggctcacacccggcagtgcttaggggttactcctggctctacactcagaaattgctcctgacatgctcggggaccatatgggatgctgggattcgaaccatcgtccttctgcattcaaggcaaatgccctaccttcatgctatatcgCTGGCCCCCGTGTGGGAGAATTTTTAACGTGTGTGCCACATTCAGTTTATCTTGAAAAATGTTGGTAAATAACCCAGAGTAGCGAGAGGCAACTCAAAAGGGGGCTTATGTAATACTCCAGGAGAGGGTGTAGCACATTCGGTTGGTAGTGGTGATACCAGTTCCGTTATCTAGTCCCCTGAGGAATTTGTTAGTCCACTcactgttttgaagttttcaagtCCCTGTTCAGGTGCCAATATTGTGGGTTGGTAGGATGGACGATgacagataggtaggtagatcGGGAGGTGGATGACGGATCGTTGGGTTGGTGGTATGGACACTGGATAGGTAAGTGAGTTGGTAGGTGGGTGAAGGAGAGGTAGTTGGGCTGTTGGGATGGAAGATAGATGATTCCTAGGATGGACGAGTTAAGAATGTGCTTTTCCCTGTTAGTTTTCATGCTTACAGAACTCATCTGCTCTGACCCGGGGGAGCCTGTGGATATGTTAGGCCACTGCAGGGTGCTCCCAGGTGGAAATGCATACACCGACTACATTCCTACTTCCTACTTCCACGATACACTCCCATCTACCCGCATCCACACATGCCCAGTAGCCCAGGAACCCCGCCAGGAGGGGTCAGAGGGAGATGGGAATTTCCAGCAGAAAGGAGCATCCTCGGTAGCCCTGGGAAGCCCGGGAAAGGCCCCTCTCCACCGAAGCGGCCCAGAACACCACGatgagtgagtgcagtgccctgacCAGCTGTGACCCATGTCCCAGGCCTGGACTCCTGACCCCCTTGGTCCCTAGGGCTCAGAAGAGGCTGGGGACAGGCCCTGCCCACAGATGGCCCTACCACCGCAAATGACCAGTCCCCTCACAGACTGCCAGGACAGAACCGATTCCTCTGAAAggcaattattttgattttttgtttgtttttgggccacacccggtgacatgctcaggggttactcctggctatgcattcagaaatcgctcctggttaggggaccatatgggacgccaggggaatcgaactgcggactgtcctaggccagcacgggcaaggcagacactttaccacttgcaccaccgctccagccccaattattttgttcttttgtttttgtttttgttttggggtcacacccagcagtgctcaggagttacttttttttttttttggttttctgggccacacccggtggctatgtgttcagaaatcgctcctggcttgggggaccatatgggatgccgggggatcaaaccacggaccatcctaggctagcatgggcaaggcagacgccttaccacttgcacaaccgctccagccccaattgttttaatttttaaagttttcgcTTCAGCAACATAGTAAAGacagtggaagcctcatgcctcAAACCTGGGGGACTGGGGAATGTATGTCTGGAAGCAACCCATACCagattagggagataaaacaggttcaggaattccaccACAAGCTAGCTGCAAGCAGGGAAAAGGTACCAGCAAAAAATGAtcaattggggccgggaaggtggcgctagaggtaaggtgtctgcttgcaagcgctagcgcggttcgatcccccaagccaggggcgatttctgagcgcatagccaggagtaactcctgagcgtcaaacgggtgtggcccaaaaaccaaaaaaaaaaaagatcaattatAAAATTACCAAACTTAGGCATTTATGGTATGTTAAGCATTACACAGACACAGATGGTAGCCACAGGGTTAAACAACATTGTGGATCAACACTGATACAAACCCGCCACCTATATATTCTGAACATTTCAGTATTTTCCATAAATTCTTTGTTCTACAGTCATTAGTTTCACTACCCTAAACAGAAACCATAGAAATCGCTCTTTTCCCATTAATCATATCTTCACTTGCACCCCATAAGATTTCCTGGTAAACAACAGAATCATCTATTGAAACTTAAGCATTGCTACAAGAGGACCTAAAAGACCAAAACTTTCCTGTGGTGTTAAGTCCATTGATTAGTGGCTGACTATTATGTGAATACTTTCAGTATGGGACAGGCAGGAGGTGATTCggtgttgtttttttaatataatttttattttgatcacagtggcttacatattgttgacaataacattttaggtacatatttatcgGTGTTTTTTAACTATAGGAAGCAAGGACAAAAATGTTTCCCGTGGAAACCGTGTACTtccgagaaaaaaaaaagtgctagtaACAGTTAATTTTACTGTAAATTCTTCCAAGCCAAATAAGATCGTAAATTCTTCCAATCTTGGGAAAGGCAACTTAGGGTAAGGTTTGTTCTAGCAATAGCTGTCTAACAGCAAGGGCATAGGCAGTTTTTTTTATCCATACTGCTAAGCATTGTTCAATCCCATtagacattaattttatttttagtgagcTCATGTTGCTATCCTGCCAAGTGCTCAACTAGGGCACCACGGGCTTTTCCTCGGCAACATCTGCCAGAACCACACCCCCTTTTCGGGGGAGAGTGTTCCTGAGTGCCCGGGATAGGCAGTTGTCTGGGCCCTGCATCCAAGGTGCCCACTTGGTCTGGTGTCCCTGGAAGCCGCTCCTGCAGCCCCACCGCGAGCACACTGCTCGACAGTCTCCCAAAGGCCTTAAACCAGAACCACATGAGACAGGACACAGGGATGGCACTAGACTTGAGTGGCCTA
The sequence above is a segment of the Suncus etruscus isolate mSunEtr1 chromosome 8, mSunEtr1.pri.cur, whole genome shotgun sequence genome. Coding sequences within it:
- the CARS2 gene encoding probable cysteine--tRNA ligase, mitochondrial isoform X1, encoding MVMGVTDVDDKIIRRARELNVSPASLARFYEEDFKQDMAALKVLPPTVSLRVTEHIPQIITFISTIIARGHAYPTAGGSVYFDVQSWVRRYGKLGVPGPAAAGEPGDLDKRHPSDFALWKATRPGELSWASPWGPGRPGWHIECSTIASLVFGSHLDIHSGGADLAFPHHENEIAQCEVFHQCEQWGNYFLHSGHLHVKGQAEKMSKSLKNFITIKDFLKTCSPDVFRLFCMRTSYRAAIDYSDGAVQEAQRLLLAVAAFLEDARAYMRGQLVCGPIQEDQLWDRLGHTRQAVKAALADDFNMPRALDATMELVGHGNRQLKALAQEPGGPRSAAVFGSIVSFLEEFFEVMGVSLTSRQCVTGDSTEATLHGVLEELVCFRGLVRQVALGPGLTPGDGPRQQLLEACDSLRQGLATHGVCIKDRSGTSTWEFQEQKGPARN
- the CARS2 gene encoding probable cysteine--tRNA ligase, mitochondrial isoform X2; this translates as MWGRPWDAMTATSASGPGPGGGEEQGAAGAPLPNAPEPPLQQAASTSTCSPGCGVTASWAYQALRLLGSQVRDLDKRHPSDFALWKATRPGELSWASPWGPGRPGWHIECSTIASLVFGSHLDIHSGGADLAFPHHENEIAQCEVFHQCEQWGNYFLHSGHLHVKGQAEKMSKSLKNFITIKDFLKTCSPDVFRLFCMRTSYRAAIDYSDGAVQEAQRLLLAVAAFLEDARAYMRGQLVCGPIQEDQLWDRLGHTRQAVKAALADDFNMPRALDATMELVGHGNRQLKALAQEPGGPRSAAVFGSIVSFLEEFFEVMGVSLTSRQCVTGDSTEATLHGVLEELVCFRGLVRQVALGPGLTPGDGPRQQLLEACDSLRQGLATHGVCIKDRSGTSTWEFQEQKGPARN